In Salmo salar chromosome ssa15, Ssal_v3.1, whole genome shotgun sequence, one genomic interval encodes:
- the lima1 gene encoding LIM domain and actin-binding protein 1 (The RefSeq protein has 2 substitutions compared to this genomic sequence), with protein sequence MAIAPFSRRQWASHSLRVTAKELSIVGTRGKNNAIAERFSKYQLAAEEGNSERKKAAADSLLPTLCNGNLSVLKKWWEQPVQSSATSCAPLPHTTHTRCLLPLNPKAKHWMSLSFFSTTTHCNHLSMSILP encoded by the exons ATGGCCATCGCTCCGTTCAGTCGCAGACAGTGGGCCTCCCACTCCCTCAGAGTCACAGCTAAGGAGTTGTCCATAGTCGGCACCAGAGGCAAGAACAACGCCATTGCTGAGCGCTTCTCCAA ATACCAACTGGCTGCAGAGGAGGGCAACTCGGAGAGGAAGAAAGCA GCTGCAGATTCGTTGCCCCCAACTCTCTGCAATGGCAACCTGAGTGTGTTGAAGAAGTGGTGGGAGCAGCCTGTCCAGTCCTCAGCCACGTCCTGTGCCCCGCTACCCCACACCACCCACACTCGCTGCTTACTCCCCTTAAACCCTAAAGCCAAGCA TTGGATGTCACTTTCTTTCTTTTCTACTACTACTCATTGTAATAATTTATCTATGTCAATTTTACCTTAG
- the LOC123727343 gene encoding LIM domain and actin-binding protein 1, which yields MEGRLQQRDPERQEAIAEVPCVPSEKPNIPLNNLKMLFEKGENQQNKVSRPPVRIGSITDNMDQLLGDAGSMDSMPLRDRMAMYQAAVSKSEVSSSSVSGDQLDSDLLFSSKQKENVPPSSGDMGSDSEPNSRKASSTESNAGSSIGTSVSSTQNDQAQPKNSRSFCLPAQESCVSCQKTVYPLERLVANQQVYHNTCFRCSHCNTKLSLGTYASLHSHVYCKPHFCQLFKAKGNYDEGFGLRPHKELWETKGEEQGTEQTTEVTFSKDKLKKCASTGTLLISPAVEESPLAKVNVVTASPETRTQISVEKDKPVETRRLKISWPPRIEGDGEGGNMGSSPTSDGSSGGRPSRAKWPPEGDSAFPDQSPESTERSTLCRSSSLKERSQPFSLASPSHVPAPAASQTANPEPELLERMSSLEDREPELASSPEEQSIEVQEQPDSLSPDYHTPSDDSYVDVQTSSEEGREAPLKESHHESLESKEERGAKEDWEEDEEEKLEGEEDGEGLPSQNCQTASSEIVTPPSSPEAEPRPKTNHMSQDVGFWDGKEAVSVEEMIKRNRYYEKDEDEED from the exons ATGGAGGGAAGACTGCagcagagagacccagagaggcaGGAGGCAATCGCAGAAGTACCTTGTGTCCCCAGTGAGAAGCCCAACATCCCCCTCAACAACCTCAAGATGCTGTTTGAGAAAGGAGAGAACCAGCAGAACAAA GTGTCCAGACCACCTGTGAGGATCGGAAGCATCACTGATAACATGGACCAGCTACTTGGAG ATGCAGGGAGTATGGACTCCATGCCCCTGAGGGACAGGATGGCCATGTACCAGGCTGCTGTGTCTAAAAGCGAGGTTTCATCCTCCTCAGTCAGC ggtGATCAGTTGGACTCAGACCTCCTCTTCAGCAGCAAACAGAAGGAGAATGTACCCCCAAGCAGTGGGGACATG ggttcGGACTCTGAGCCCAACAGTAGGAAAGCCTCTTCCACAGAGAGCAATG CAGGCTCCAGTATCGGTACTTCTGTATCCTCGACCCAGAACGACCAAGCTCAGCCCAAGAACTCCAGG AGCTTCTGCTTGCCTGCACAGGAGAGCTGTGTGTCGTGTCAGAAGACCGTCTACCCTCTGGAGAGACTGGTGGCCAATCAACAGGTCTACCACAACACCTGCTTCAGATGCTCCCACTGCAACACCAAACTCAG CCTGGGAACCTACGCCTCTCTGCACAGCCATGTCTATTGCAAGCCTCACTTCTGTCAGCTGTTCAAGGCCAAGGGCAACTATGACGAGGGCTTCGGCCTGCGCCCTCACAAGGAGCTGTGGGAGACCAAAGGGGAGGAACAGGGGACCGAACAGACCACAGAGGTCACCTTCTCCAAAGACAAGCTGAAGAAGTGTGCCTCTACCGGCACACTGTTGATCAGCCCAGCAGTAGAGGAGTCTCCACTGGCCAAGGTCAATGTGGTAACAGCCTCCCCAGAGACCCGTACCCAGATCTCCGTAGAGAAGGACAAGCCAGTGGAGACACGTCGGCTGAAGATTTCCTGGCCTCCCCGCAtcgaaggagatggagaggggggtaaCATGGGGTCCAGCCCCACCTCAGATGGGAGCTCCGGTGGCAGACCATCCCGTGCCAAGTGGCCCCCAGAGGGTGACTCGGCCTTCCCCGACCAGAGCCCAGAGTCCACCGAACGCTCCACCCTCTGCAGGAGCTCCTCCCTCAAAGAGCGCAGCCAGCCCTTCTCATTGGCCAGCCCTTCCCATGTTCCTGCCCCTGCTGCCAGTCAGACAGCCAATCCTGAGCCAGAACTGCTGGAGAGGATGAGCTCATTGGAGGACAGGGAGCCTGAGCTGGCCTCCAGTCCTGAGGAACAGAGCATAGAGGTCCAGGAACAACCTGACAGCCTGTCACCTGACTACCACACACCTTCTGACGACAGCTATGTGGATGTCCAAACCAGctctgaggaggggagagaagcacCTCTAAAAGAGAGCCACCACGAATCACTAGAGTCAAAAGAAGAACGGGGAGCGAAGGAGGACTGggaggaagatgaagaggagaAGCTGGAGGGAGAAGAAGATGGGGAAGGGTTACCTTCTCAAAACTGCCAGACTGCCTCGTCAGAGATCGTCACGCCCCCCTCGTCTCCGGAGGCGGAGCCTAGACCCAAGACCAACCACATGTCTCAGGATGTGGGCTTCTGGGATGGCAAGGAGGCCGTCTCTGTAGAGGAGATGATTAAGAGGAACCGCTACTATGAGAAAGATGAGGACGAAGAGGACTGA